The following are from one region of the Rubrobacter naiadicus genome:
- a CDS encoding lipid II:glycine glycyltransferase FemX, whose translation MRELDGGALQSWEWGEFRRTGGWVPLRVLDEDEGFAAQALLRRLPAGLGALAYVPHGPVHSSSTPAGRAAEDLAGYLRKSTDASLLVVEPRVEEKDGFEADGFERSASSVQPRCTFILDVLPDEEAQLSALPKDARYSVRRARKEGVEVSSHEGLSEELEEFLGLLEETATRQRFAVRPRDYYRTFMRKLPATLICARHEGRLLSGAIILCFGEEAYYLYGASASSERLYASYLVQFEALTVARRSGALRYDMWGPCRPPEGDPLLGVYRFKKKFGGEEKHYVGAHERALRPLPARLTRVGLDAYYRLQRLLGRSPGPAEG comes from the coding sequence GTGAGAGAACTCGATGGGGGAGCCCTGCAGTCGTGGGAGTGGGGTGAGTTCAGACGCACCGGCGGCTGGGTCCCGCTCAGGGTGCTCGACGAAGACGAGGGGTTCGCGGCGCAGGCGTTGCTGCGCCGGCTGCCGGCTGGTCTCGGGGCCCTCGCCTACGTGCCCCACGGCCCCGTGCATTCTTCCTCCACCCCGGCGGGGAGAGCGGCCGAGGACCTCGCCGGCTACCTCCGCAAGAGCACCGACGCCTCCCTTCTCGTCGTCGAACCCAGGGTGGAGGAGAAGGACGGCTTCGAGGCCGACGGGTTCGAGAGGAGCGCGAGCTCCGTACAGCCCCGCTGCACCTTCATCCTCGACGTCCTCCCCGACGAAGAAGCGCAGCTCTCGGCGCTGCCCAAGGACGCCCGCTACTCGGTGCGGCGCGCCCGCAAGGAGGGGGTGGAGGTCAGCTCGCATGAAGGGCTCTCGGAAGAACTCGAGGAATTTCTGGGGCTCCTGGAGGAGACGGCCACGAGACAGCGCTTCGCCGTGCGTCCCCGAGACTACTACCGCACCTTCATGCGAAAGCTGCCGGCGACCCTGATCTGCGCCCGCCACGAAGGGAGGCTCCTCTCCGGAGCCATCATCCTCTGCTTCGGGGAAGAAGCATACTACCTGTACGGGGCCTCCGCCTCTTCGGAGAGGCTCTACGCCTCATACCTGGTGCAGTTCGAGGCCCTCACGGTCGCACGCCGCTCCGGCGCGCTCCGGTACGACATGTGGGGGCCGTGCAGGCCCCCCGAGGGGGATCCCCTGCTCGGTGTCTACAGGTTCAAGAAAAAGTTCGGGGGCGAGGAGAAGCACTACGTGGGCGCGCACGAGAGGGCCCTGCGTCCCCTGCCCGCCCGACTCACCCGCGTGGGGCTCGACGCCTACTACCGCCTGCAGCGCCTGCTGGGGAGAAGCCCGGGCCCGGCGGAAGGCTGA
- a CDS encoding type IV pilus twitching motility protein PilT has translation MIGLEELVDGVVERGASDLHLKVGSPPVRRVDGRLERVGETKLAPSDTERILEEILPEKLRPEFEEEGEVDFSLAIAGKGRFRVNAFRQRGSVSMVMRFVPFGVPKLEELGLPEAVSRLALEERGIILVTGTTGSGKSTTLAAMIDLVNRTTARHIVTIEDPIEYLHRDHKSIVNQREVGSDTASFARALRRVLRQDPDIILIGEIRDTETAQIALSAAETGHLVLSTLHTVDAAETVNRLIDLFPPYERGQVRAMLAGTLRGIIGQRLIRKADGSGRVAACEILVSTGRIRDFILDESKTGQITQAIAEGEYYGMQTFDQALLKLLQNGVVDYADALKASSRPQDFQLMARSLQQAPSR, from the coding sequence ATGATCGGGCTTGAGGAGCTGGTCGATGGCGTGGTGGAGCGGGGAGCGAGCGACCTTCACCTGAAGGTCGGCTCACCGCCGGTACGCAGGGTGGACGGTCGACTCGAGCGGGTGGGAGAGACGAAGCTTGCTCCTTCGGACACGGAGAGGATACTGGAGGAGATCCTCCCGGAGAAGCTGCGCCCGGAGTTCGAGGAGGAGGGAGAGGTCGACTTCTCGCTGGCGATTGCGGGGAAGGGCAGGTTCCGGGTCAACGCCTTCAGGCAGCGGGGTTCCGTCTCGATGGTCATGCGCTTCGTCCCCTTCGGGGTGCCGAAGCTGGAGGAGCTCGGGCTTCCGGAGGCCGTAAGCCGCCTGGCGCTCGAGGAGCGCGGCATCATACTCGTGACGGGGACCACGGGGAGCGGCAAATCCACCACCCTGGCCGCGATGATCGATCTCGTGAACCGCACCACGGCCAGGCACATCGTCACCATAGAAGACCCGATCGAGTACCTCCACCGGGATCACAAGAGCATCGTGAACCAGCGTGAGGTGGGCTCGGACACCGCCTCCTTCGCCCGGGCGCTCCGGCGGGTACTGCGCCAGGACCCGGACATCATCCTGATCGGGGAGATAAGGGACACCGAGACGGCCCAGATAGCGCTCTCGGCGGCGGAGACCGGGCATCTGGTCCTCTCGACCCTGCACACGGTCGACGCGGCGGAGACCGTCAACAGGCTCATAGACCTCTTTCCCCCGTACGAGAGGGGGCAGGTGAGGGCGATGCTCGCGGGCACCCTGCGCGGGATCATCGGCCAGAGGCTCATCCGCAAGGCGGACGGGTCCGGGAGGGTCGCGGCCTGCGAGATCCTGGTGAGCACCGGCAGGATACGGGATTTCATACTGGACGAGAGCAAGACGGGTCAGATCACGCAGGCGATCGCCGAAGGCGAGTACTACGGGATGCAGACCTTCGACCAGGCGCTCCTGAAGCTCCTGCAGAATGGGGTGGTGGACTACGCAGACGCCCTGAAGGCTTCGAGCCGACCTCAGGACTTCCAGCTCATGGCACGCTCCCTGCAGCAGGCCCCCTCTCGTTGA
- a CDS encoding glycosyltransferase, translating to MRSPEQPPSSSAVRERPLLTLVVPTRDEADNVEKLARQLDESLSGIDYRLLFVDDSSDETPQIIRGMARRDPRIRLIRREEHEREGGLSTAVTVGIEAAEESVYTCVMDADLQHPPEKVREMLEVARTSGADVVVASRYAPGGDYAGLSGPTRRAVSWGSKLLAQVIFKEARKTTDPMTGFFLLKNEAVSGIQFRPKGFKILLEILVCAPELKVVELPFRFRARNAGVSKATVRQGLEYLAHIASLFWYVPSAGRFWKFALVGASGVLVNMITLVFLAEVLHADKVIAWMFGVGVSILSNFLLNNAFTWRDVRHSSRIHFLLRGALAYPVAIIGIGANFAVYYPLIKYVSDAFPYYLIFNFFGILAATVVNFVLSSRFVFRPSSPRTLDPDASPAQAEDEIRRELRAERVGLVSLPEKTVLGDPTPDHLRDDDLDAIELAVRKRHPILTLTGPTRPQPRTNTRWTNTLAVPVMEGGEILGVLYASRRSTEPFTEDDLQWLTSYAGGAPALFRKHSRNVLKKLP from the coding sequence ATGAGGTCCCCCGAACAGCCGCCTTCGAGCTCCGCGGTACGCGAGAGGCCGCTCCTCACGCTCGTCGTCCCGACCCGGGACGAGGCCGACAACGTGGAGAAGCTGGCGCGCCAGCTCGACGAGAGCCTCTCCGGGATAGACTACAGGCTGCTCTTCGTCGACGACTCGAGCGACGAGACCCCCCAGATCATCCGCGGCATGGCCCGGCGCGATCCCAGGATACGCCTCATCCGGCGCGAGGAGCACGAGCGGGAGGGAGGTCTCTCCACCGCCGTCACGGTCGGGATAGAGGCCGCGGAGGAGAGCGTCTACACCTGCGTGATGGACGCGGATCTGCAGCACCCGCCGGAGAAGGTGCGGGAGATGCTCGAGGTGGCGCGCACCTCGGGAGCGGACGTGGTGGTCGCGAGCCGCTACGCCCCCGGAGGCGACTACGCCGGCCTGTCGGGCCCCACGCGGCGGGCCGTCTCCTGGGGGAGCAAGCTCCTGGCCCAGGTGATCTTCAAGGAGGCCCGGAAGACCACAGACCCCATGACCGGCTTCTTCCTCCTCAAGAACGAGGCCGTCTCCGGCATCCAGTTCAGGCCCAAAGGCTTCAAGATCCTGCTCGAGATCCTCGTGTGCGCCCCGGAGCTGAAGGTGGTCGAGCTACCCTTCCGCTTCCGGGCACGCAACGCCGGGGTCTCGAAGGCCACCGTCAGGCAGGGGCTGGAGTACCTGGCCCACATCGCGAGCCTGTTCTGGTACGTGCCCTCGGCCGGACGCTTCTGGAAGTTCGCCCTCGTGGGCGCCTCGGGCGTGCTGGTCAACATGATCACGCTGGTCTTCCTGGCCGAGGTCCTGCACGCGGACAAGGTGATCGCGTGGATGTTCGGCGTCGGCGTGAGCATCCTGAGCAACTTCCTGCTCAACAACGCGTTCACCTGGCGCGACGTCCGGCACTCGAGCCGCATCCACTTCCTGCTGCGCGGGGCCCTGGCCTACCCGGTCGCGATAATCGGGATAGGGGCGAACTTCGCCGTCTACTACCCGCTCATAAAGTACGTGAGCGATGCCTTCCCCTACTACCTGATCTTCAACTTCTTCGGCATCTTGGCCGCGACGGTCGTGAACTTCGTCCTGAGCTCCAGGTTCGTCTTCCGGCCTTCGTCCCCGCGAACGCTCGACCCCGACGCCTCGCCCGCGCAGGCGGAGGATGAGATAAGGCGGGAGCTGAGGGCCGAACGGGTGGGCCTGGTCTCCCTCCCGGAGAAGACGGTGCTCGGGGATCCCACCCCAGACCACCTGCGGGACGACGACCTCGACGCGATCGAGCTCGCTGTCCGCAAGAGACACCCCATACTCACCCTCACCGGACCGACCCGCCCCCAGCCCCGCACCAACACACGCTGGACCAACACCCTCGCCGTGCCGGTGATGGAGGGAGGCGAGATCCTGGGCGTCCTCTACGCCTCCCGGCGCTCCACCGAGCCCTTCACCGAGGACGACCTGCAGTGGCTCACCTCCTACGCGGGCGGAGCCCCCGCCCTCTTCCGCAAGCACTCCCGCAACGTCCTGAAAAAACTTCCCTGA
- a CDS encoding acylphosphatase produces the protein MAEDRRIRAHVYVSGRVQGVFFRDSARGKARSLGVGGWVRNLPDGRVEAVFEGTRDAVEEMVRWCGEGPPHARVENVESSYEEPRGERGFEVL, from the coding sequence TTGGCCGAGGACAGGCGTATCAGAGCTCACGTCTACGTCTCGGGGAGGGTCCAGGGGGTCTTCTTCCGCGATTCGGCGCGCGGCAAGGCTCGCTCGCTCGGGGTCGGCGGCTGGGTGCGCAACCTCCCCGACGGCAGGGTCGAGGCCGTCTTCGAGGGGACCCGTGATGCGGTCGAAGAGATGGTCCGCTGGTGCGGCGAGGGCCCGCCCCACGCCCGGGTGGAGAACGTCGAGTCCAGCTACGAGGAACCCCGGGGAGAACGGGGGTTCGAGGTACTTTGA
- the ltaE gene encoding low-specificity L-threonine aldolase produces MIDLRSDTVTRPTPQMRRAMFEAEVGDDVYGEDPTVRRLEEYVAGLLGKEDAVYAPSGTMTNQIGVYVNTSRGDEVLVHQDAHVFNYEAGAPALVSSVQVRQLPGEGGVISPETLRAAARPENVHFPRQSLLCLENTHNASGGRVYPLDAFASVCEEARGLGLRVHLDGARLFNAQAATGIPAREWAALCDTVSVCSSKGLGAPVGSLLAGDAGTIAEARRARKALGGGMRQAGVIAAASLYAFEHNIDRLAEDHERAARLARGLSSAGYEVVPPETNIVLVEVGDAPRFLEALAARGVLATPRNSSTVRMCTHLDVSDEDVERAVEAAAGIARFGVAG; encoded by the coding sequence GTGATAGACCTGCGCAGCGACACGGTGACCCGACCTACCCCGCAGATGCGCCGCGCGATGTTCGAGGCCGAGGTGGGGGATGACGTCTACGGCGAGGACCCGACGGTCAGGCGCCTCGAGGAGTACGTCGCCGGGCTGCTCGGCAAGGAGGACGCCGTCTACGCCCCCTCGGGGACGATGACGAACCAGATCGGGGTGTACGTCAACACCTCCCGCGGGGACGAGGTGCTGGTGCACCAGGACGCCCACGTCTTCAACTACGAGGCGGGGGCCCCGGCGCTCGTCTCCAGCGTGCAGGTGCGCCAGCTCCCGGGGGAGGGCGGCGTGATCTCGCCGGAGACGCTCCGTGCCGCCGCCCGCCCGGAGAACGTCCATTTTCCCAGGCAGAGCCTCCTCTGTCTCGAGAACACCCACAACGCCTCCGGCGGTAGGGTCTACCCGCTCGACGCCTTCGCTTCGGTCTGCGAGGAGGCCCGCGGCCTCGGCCTGCGCGTACACCTCGACGGGGCCCGGCTCTTCAACGCCCAGGCGGCGACCGGCATCCCGGCCCGGGAGTGGGCGGCGCTCTGCGACACCGTCTCGGTGTGCTCCTCGAAGGGGCTCGGCGCACCGGTCGGTTCGCTGCTCGCCGGGGACGCCGGGACCATCGCGGAGGCCCGCCGGGCACGCAAGGCCCTCGGTGGCGGGATGCGGCAGGCCGGGGTGATCGCCGCCGCCTCGCTCTACGCCTTCGAGCACAACATAGACCGCCTCGCCGAGGACCACGAACGCGCCGCCCGGCTCGCCCGGGGACTCTCCTCGGCCGGCTACGAGGTCGTGCCCCCGGAGACGAACATCGTCCTCGTCGAGGTGGGGGATGCCCCCCGCTTCCTCGAGGCGCTCGCGGCCAGGGGGGTGCTCGCCACACCCCGCAACTCCTCGACCGTGCGCATGTGTACCCACCTCGACGTCTCCGACGAGGACGTCGAGCGCGCCGTGGAGGCGGCCGCCGGGATCGCGAGGTTCGGGGTTGCCGGATAG
- a CDS encoding GNAT family N-acetyltransferase encodes MPDSGFRAVECGPEDLGEVLSFLRTSLYGMPPPPAGFVDLVRREVRARSASVVALYDRIGIAGAATVRYRPSLSGAALFASVEDLCVRPDVRDRGLGRALLSEVERLCVARGISYVEVQTEEAGFYRSCGFEVEQGVLVLSRGLPALSQNSSTS; translated from the coding sequence TTGCCGGATAGCGGGTTCCGGGCCGTCGAGTGCGGCCCGGAGGATCTCGGGGAGGTTCTCTCCTTTTTGAGAACATCCCTGTACGGTATGCCACCCCCTCCCGCAGGATTCGTGGACCTGGTGCGCCGGGAGGTGCGGGCGCGCAGCGCCTCGGTCGTCGCGCTCTACGATCGAATTGGGATCGCCGGGGCGGCCACGGTCCGCTATCGACCCAGCCTCTCGGGGGCCGCGCTCTTCGCCAGCGTGGAGGATCTGTGCGTGAGGCCCGACGTGAGGGACCGGGGGTTGGGCCGTGCCCTCCTTTCGGAGGTCGAACGCCTGTGCGTCGCCAGGGGTATCTCCTACGTGGAGGTGCAGACGGAAGAGGCCGGGTTCTACCGCTCCTGCGGGTTCGAGGTCGAGCAGGGGGTTCTGGTGCTCTCGCGCGGGCTGCCCGCGCTCTCTCAGAACTCCAGCACCTCGTAG
- a CDS encoding GNAT family N-acetyltransferase, with protein sequence MSRENLRYTIRPGSREDAVEAARLWMKSAEEHAAYDSVYATSPQSEKTMRRFLLDLVASSHAFLIVAVTEPEGRMIGFISGEIREGSPAFSPRTWVAVDDIFVLPEYRSLGVGRALFERARAWAEQQGATGMSLQVAAANRRGRKFYENLGFREVSIYEVLEF encoded by the coding sequence GTGAGTAGAGAGAACCTGAGGTACACCATCCGCCCGGGCAGCAGAGAAGACGCCGTCGAAGCCGCGAGGCTCTGGATGAAGAGCGCGGAAGAGCACGCCGCCTACGACAGCGTCTACGCCACCTCGCCGCAGTCGGAGAAGACCATGCGCCGGTTCCTGCTCGATCTGGTCGCCAGCAGCCACGCCTTCCTCATCGTCGCCGTCACCGAGCCGGAGGGCAGGATGATAGGCTTCATCTCCGGGGAGATCCGGGAAGGGTCCCCGGCGTTCAGCCCCAGGACGTGGGTCGCGGTGGACGACATCTTCGTCCTCCCCGAGTACAGGAGCCTCGGTGTCGGCCGGGCGCTCTTCGAACGGGCCCGCGCCTGGGCCGAGCAGCAGGGCGCCACCGGCATGTCGCTGCAGGTGGCCGCGGCGAACCGGCGAGGGCGCAAGTTCTACGAGAACCTGGGGTTTCGCGAGGTCTCCATCTACGAGGTGCTGGAGTTCTGA
- the glmS gene encoding glutamine--fructose-6-phosphate transaminase (isomerizing) encodes MCGIVGYVGGSRSIEVLMEGLQRLEYRGYDSAGLAVQPGEGRLEVLRRVGPLRELERAVAERNGGFGEVLAGIGHTRWATHGRPSEENAHPHVGGDGRVAVVHNGIVENHAELRKGLERRGVGFRSETDTEVIAHLLAERLEGGASLAEAFGEVMEMLEGAFAVAAISADEPGTVVAGRRQSPLVVGLGEGENFLASGVPALLGFTHRFVLVENDEMAVVTRSSVELRRFGGEPVEREPFEVDWDPEAVELGGFPDYMSKEIHEQPQAIRATLDGRLGEDGMVDLSEVGIDLSGVERVVVVACGTAYHAGLLGKYFIERYARVPVEVAVASEYRYSDPVGDPGTLVVAISQSGETTDTLAAVDAAKGCGARVLAITNTRGSLITREADGVLLTRTGPEICVAATKTFVAQVVALDLLAMELGRSRETLAEERLRELVGELRLAPERVQEAIESVSGRLDEASALFEEARCSLFLGRGVAYPVALEGALKLKEISYLPAEGYPAGEMKHGPIALIDERCPVVALFGSGIHREKTLSNVQETVARGARVVAVAFPDDEEASGVASVVLPVPRVPETIVPLVLTVPLQMLAHEVATDRGLDVDKPRNLAKSVTVE; translated from the coding sequence TTGTGCGGCATAGTAGGTTACGTGGGCGGCAGCCGAAGCATAGAGGTGCTCATGGAAGGGCTCCAGCGGCTGGAGTACAGGGGGTACGATTCCGCCGGGCTCGCGGTGCAGCCCGGTGAGGGCAGGCTCGAGGTGTTGCGGCGCGTGGGGCCGCTCAGGGAGCTGGAGCGAGCCGTCGCCGAGAGAAACGGAGGCTTCGGTGAGGTGTTGGCGGGCATAGGGCACACCCGCTGGGCCACGCACGGCCGCCCGAGCGAGGAGAACGCCCACCCGCACGTGGGAGGTGATGGCCGGGTCGCCGTGGTCCACAACGGCATCGTGGAGAACCACGCCGAGCTCAGGAAAGGTCTGGAGCGGAGGGGGGTCGGGTTTCGCTCCGAGACCGACACCGAGGTCATCGCCCACCTGCTGGCCGAGCGTCTGGAGGGGGGCGCCTCTCTGGCCGAGGCCTTCGGTGAGGTGATGGAGATGCTCGAGGGGGCGTTCGCCGTGGCCGCCATCAGCGCCGACGAGCCGGGGACGGTGGTCGCGGGCCGGCGCCAGAGCCCGCTGGTCGTGGGGCTCGGGGAGGGGGAGAACTTCCTGGCGAGCGGGGTGCCGGCGTTGCTGGGGTTCACCCACCGTTTCGTCCTCGTCGAGAACGACGAGATGGCGGTGGTTACCCGGTCGTCCGTGGAGCTCCGCCGTTTCGGGGGAGAGCCCGTCGAGCGGGAACCTTTCGAGGTCGACTGGGATCCCGAGGCGGTCGAGCTCGGCGGGTTTCCGGACTACATGTCCAAGGAGATACACGAGCAGCCCCAGGCCATCAGGGCCACCCTCGACGGACGTCTCGGGGAGGACGGGATGGTGGATCTTTCCGAGGTCGGGATCGATCTGTCGGGGGTGGAGCGGGTCGTGGTGGTCGCCTGCGGGACCGCCTATCATGCCGGGCTGCTGGGCAAGTACTTCATCGAGCGTTACGCCCGGGTTCCGGTGGAGGTGGCGGTGGCGAGCGAGTACCGATACTCGGATCCCGTAGGAGATCCCGGCACGCTCGTCGTCGCGATCTCGCAGAGCGGGGAGACGACCGACACGCTGGCGGCGGTCGACGCGGCGAAAGGTTGCGGGGCCAGGGTGCTCGCGATAACCAACACGCGTGGGTCTCTGATCACACGCGAAGCCGACGGCGTATTGTTGACCCGGACCGGACCGGAGATATGCGTCGCGGCCACCAAGACCTTCGTGGCGCAGGTGGTGGCGCTCGATCTGCTCGCGATGGAGCTCGGCCGGAGCCGCGAAACCCTCGCAGAGGAGCGGCTGAGGGAGCTGGTCGGAGAACTGCGCCTCGCTCCGGAGCGGGTGCAGGAGGCGATCGAGTCGGTCTCCGGACGCCTCGACGAGGCGAGCGCGCTCTTCGAGGAGGCCCGCTGTTCGCTGTTCCTCGGGCGGGGGGTCGCTTATCCGGTCGCCCTCGAAGGAGCGCTCAAGCTCAAGGAGATCTCCTACCTGCCTGCAGAGGGGTACCCCGCGGGAGAGATGAAGCACGGACCGATCGCCCTCATCGACGAGAGATGCCCGGTGGTGGCCCTCTTCGGGAGCGGCATCCACCGCGAGAAGACCCTCTCCAACGTGCAGGAGACCGTGGCGCGCGGGGCGCGGGTCGTCGCCGTGGCTTTCCCGGACGACGAGGAGGCCTCTGGGGTGGCTTCCGTCGTCCTGCCGGTCCCCCGGGTTCCCGAGACGATCGTCCCGCTCGTCCTCACCGTGCCGCTGCAGATGCTGGCCCATGAGGTCGCGACGGACAGGGGCCTCGACGTGGACAAACCGCGCAACCTCGCCAAGAGCGTCACCGTGGAGTGA
- a CDS encoding diacylglycerol/lipid kinase family protein — MSPPVVVIGNPTSGQKGSPALLESCAEHLRRRLGDVELLMTERPGHARELAAAAGDTLVVAAGGDGTVNEVVNGLSPGATLGIIPLGTANVLAQELGIPLDPEAACERISGRRGTVMDLGVATDARGASRLFACMAGIGFDARVVQAVDPALKHRLGKSAFVLTAVRLYLTGHFPPCRLHIEHEDGYEKVIEKVRLAVLANVTHYGGPFLVSSRADLMHSGELDLVVVERISSLLRPDILLPFMARTPLDHSIRSFDVTRARASSMDGRSIPVQLDGEPWGTLPMTFGVRPGALRVIC; from the coding sequence ATGAGCCCGCCAGTGGTCGTGATCGGCAACCCAACCTCCGGGCAGAAGGGCTCTCCCGCGCTCCTCGAGTCTTGCGCGGAACACCTGCGCCGGCGGCTGGGCGACGTAGAGCTGCTGATGACCGAACGGCCCGGCCACGCGCGGGAGCTGGCCGCGGCCGCGGGGGACACCCTCGTCGTCGCCGCCGGGGGCGACGGCACCGTGAACGAGGTCGTCAACGGGCTCTCACCCGGCGCCACGCTCGGCATCATCCCGCTGGGCACGGCGAACGTGCTCGCCCAGGAGCTCGGCATCCCCCTCGACCCGGAGGCGGCCTGCGAACGCATATCCGGACGCCGGGGCACGGTCATGGACCTCGGGGTGGCCACGGATGCGCGCGGCGCAAGCCGGCTGTTCGCGTGCATGGCCGGCATAGGTTTCGACGCCCGGGTGGTGCAGGCGGTGGACCCGGCCCTGAAACACCGCCTCGGCAAATCGGCCTTCGTCCTCACCGCCGTGCGGCTCTACCTCACCGGTCACTTCCCCCCTTGCAGGCTGCACATAGAACACGAGGACGGCTACGAGAAGGTCATAGAGAAGGTCCGGCTCGCCGTTCTCGCCAACGTCACCCACTACGGCGGTCCGTTCCTGGTCTCCTCCCGCGCCGACCTGATGCACAGCGGCGAGCTGGACCTGGTTGTGGTGGAGCGCATATCCTCGCTCCTGCGCCCGGACATCCTGCTCCCCTTCATGGCCCGCACGCCCCTCGATCACTCCATACGATCCTTCGACGTCACCCGGGCCCGGGCCTCCTCCATGGACGGCAGGAGCATCCCGGTGCAGCTCGACGGTGAACCCTGGGGCACCCTGCCGATGACCTTCGGCGTCCGACCAGGGGCACTGCGCGTGATCTGCTAG
- the acpS gene encoding holo-ACP synthase: MSEKGAPTENFVVPGIGVDVVDVGRMELALRRTPKIRRRLFTEAEIAYCEKYRFAVRHYAGRWAAKEAVTKALGCGLIQWNGVEVVRRPRRPPSVRLSGKIKEFADRVGVREEDLSISITHSELSAVAVCIVHGRGPS, from the coding sequence GTGAGCGAGAAAGGAGCACCTACGGAGAATTTCGTCGTGCCGGGGATCGGGGTGGACGTCGTGGACGTGGGGCGCATGGAGCTCGCGCTCCGGCGCACCCCCAAGATCCGACGCCGCCTGTTCACCGAGGCGGAGATAGCCTACTGCGAGAAGTACCGCTTCGCCGTGCGCCACTACGCCGGCAGGTGGGCGGCCAAGGAGGCGGTGACCAAGGCGCTGGGATGCGGTCTGATCCAGTGGAACGGCGTCGAGGTCGTCCGGCGCCCGCGCCGTCCCCCGTCCGTCAGGCTCTCGGGCAAGATAAAGGAGTTCGCCGATCGGGTCGGGGTCAGGGAGGAGGACCTCTCCATCTCTATAACCCACTCCGAGCTCTCGGCGGTGGCGGTGTGCATCGTGCACGGGAGGGGACCGTCTTGA
- a CDS encoding NAD(P)H-hydrate dehydratase, which yields MRLYTASEMSRADANAQSLGIPGIVLMERAGSAMARLALERFSPERALVVAGGGNNGGDGFVVARELHRAGVEVAVCATREEYRGDPETNLRTLQNLGVRFCGREELADELAAADLVVDALLGTGFSGEVREDAARIIREINASGTRVFSVDVPSGVDGSTGEVGGEAVRAEMTACAHAVKVGCVVSPGCDHAGEVVAVDIGVPSEAEVESSVVLGDREELRGLVPRTAQPAHKYSAGTLLVVAGSRQMTGAAVMSVLGAQRAGCGIIFLVVPGSAASAVDARLTETIVSGAPEDGEGHLTPEALGEVLERAERASAVVVGPAIGRTGESRRLVEGILREVEVPVLLDADGVTNLAGSDALARREPPTVITPHAGELGRILDVGAGEISARRLHHAREAARRFGCCVLLKGNDTIVAEGERVSVNPTGSVALATAGTGDVLSGVIGALLSRGMGVYDAARVGAWAHGRAAHLWLEETGWPAESMVATDLVPLLPRALRELV from the coding sequence TTGAGGCTCTACACCGCATCCGAGATGTCGCGGGCGGACGCGAACGCGCAGTCCCTCGGCATCCCCGGCATCGTGCTGATGGAACGGGCGGGCTCGGCGATGGCCCGCCTCGCGCTCGAGAGGTTCTCGCCCGAGAGGGCCCTCGTCGTGGCCGGGGGAGGCAACAACGGCGGGGACGGGTTCGTCGTGGCGCGGGAGCTGCACCGCGCCGGGGTCGAGGTCGCGGTCTGCGCGACGAGAGAGGAATACCGGGGCGACCCCGAGACGAACCTCCGGACGCTGCAAAACCTCGGGGTGCGTTTCTGCGGGAGGGAGGAGCTCGCCGACGAGCTGGCCGCGGCGGACCTCGTGGTCGACGCGCTTTTGGGCACCGGATTCTCCGGGGAGGTGCGCGAGGACGCAGCGCGGATCATCCGGGAGATCAACGCCTCCGGAACGCGCGTGTTCTCGGTGGACGTGCCCTCCGGGGTCGACGGCTCGACAGGGGAGGTGGGCGGCGAGGCGGTGCGGGCCGAGATGACGGCCTGCGCGCACGCGGTGAAGGTGGGGTGCGTGGTCTCGCCGGGCTGTGATCACGCCGGGGAGGTCGTGGCGGTGGACATCGGCGTCCCGTCCGAAGCGGAGGTAGAGTCCTCCGTCGTCCTGGGCGACCGCGAGGAGCTGCGCGGGCTCGTCCCCCGCACCGCGCAGCCGGCGCACAAGTACTCGGCGGGGACGTTGCTCGTCGTCGCCGGCTCCCGTCAGATGACCGGGGCCGCGGTGATGAGCGTCCTCGGAGCGCAGCGGGCGGGGTGCGGGATCATCTTCCTGGTGGTGCCCGGGAGCGCCGCGTCGGCGGTGGACGCGCGCCTCACCGAGACGATAGTCTCCGGCGCGCCCGAGGACGGGGAGGGACACCTGACCCCGGAGGCGCTCGGGGAGGTGCTCGAGAGGGCTGAGAGGGCCTCGGCGGTCGTCGTGGGGCCGGCGATCGGACGAACCGGGGAGAGCCGCCGCCTGGTCGAGGGCATTCTGCGCGAGGTGGAGGTGCCGGTGCTCCTCGACGCCGACGGGGTGACGAACCTGGCCGGCTCCGACGCTCTCGCCCGCCGTGAGCCTCCGACCGTGATCACGCCGCACGCCGGCGAACTCGGGCGGATTCTCGATGTGGGGGCGGGGGAGATCTCCGCCCGCCGCCTCCACCACGCGCGGGAGGCGGCGAGGAGGTTCGGCTGCTGCGTCCTCCTGAAAGGGAACGACACGATAGTCGCCGAAGGGGAGAGGGTCTCGGTGAACCCCACGGGCAGCGTCGCGCTCGCCACCGCCGGGACCGGGGACGTGCTCTCCGGGGTGATAGGGGCCCTGCTCTCGCGCGGGATGGGCGTCTACGATGCGGCCCGGGTGGGGGCCTGGGCGCACGGCCGGGCCGCGCACCTTTGGCTCGAGGAGACCGGATGGCCCGCCGAGAGCATGGTCGCCACCGATCTCGTACCCCTCCTCCCGCGTGCCCTACGCGAGCTCGTGTAG